In a genomic window of Nodosilinea sp. E11:
- the gpmI gene encoding 2,3-bisphosphoglycerate-independent phosphoglycerate mutase encodes MSQTSIPPMVLIILDGWGYRENSDGNAVAAAKTPVMDSLWAAYSHTLIRTSGKDVGLPEGQMGNSEVGHLNIGAGRIVPQELVRISDAVEDGTLQENEALLEACQGVRYRNSKLHLIGLCSEGGVHSHLSHLFGLLEMAKAQDIDQVCIHVITDGRDTKPTEGKVAVQKIQDYVDQLGLGRLVTLSGRYYAMDRDNRWDRVEKAYRVMTDPGPGSGQTAMEALLASYEQDINDEFVEPVRLAPGAIAPEDGVIFFNFRPDRARQLTQALVDPNFQGFERELIAPPNFVTMTQYDPEMPVKVAFQPQNLSNILGEVIANHGLKQFRTAETEKYAHVTYFFNGGLEEPLEGEDRELVSSPMVATYDKAPAMSAAAVTNTALAAIEKGIYSLVVINYANPDMVGHTGKMDATITALQAVDHQLGLLIDGIGKAGGTAIIIADHGNAELMWDENHKPWTAHTTNPVPFILVEGEKLKVPAYGGDVNLREDGRLSDIAPTILQILGLPQPPEMTGRSMFLPADMEIRNNRTPVKLSI; translated from the coding sequence ATGAGTCAAACGTCAATTCCGCCGATGGTGTTAATCATTCTCGACGGCTGGGGATACCGGGAAAATAGTGATGGCAATGCCGTTGCTGCGGCTAAAACTCCGGTGATGGACAGCCTCTGGGCTGCCTACTCTCACACCTTGATTCGCACCTCGGGTAAAGATGTGGGGCTCCCTGAGGGCCAGATGGGCAACTCTGAGGTCGGCCATCTCAACATTGGTGCGGGGCGCATTGTGCCGCAAGAACTGGTGCGTATTTCTGACGCCGTGGAAGATGGCACCCTGCAAGAGAATGAGGCCTTACTAGAGGCCTGTCAGGGAGTTCGCTACCGCAACAGCAAGCTGCACCTAATTGGGCTGTGCTCAGAGGGCGGAGTGCATTCGCACCTGTCGCACCTGTTTGGCTTGCTTGAGATGGCTAAAGCCCAAGATATTGATCAAGTTTGCATCCACGTGATTACTGATGGCCGCGACACTAAGCCGACCGAAGGCAAAGTGGCGGTACAAAAAATTCAGGACTACGTTGATCAACTGGGTCTGGGCCGCTTGGTCACCCTCAGTGGCCGCTACTACGCGATGGATCGAGACAACCGCTGGGATCGCGTCGAGAAAGCCTATCGGGTCATGACTGACCCTGGCCCCGGCAGTGGCCAGACGGCTATGGAAGCGCTGCTGGCCTCCTACGAGCAAGATATTAATGACGAGTTTGTGGAGCCGGTGCGGCTGGCCCCTGGGGCGATCGCTCCTGAAGACGGTGTCATTTTCTTCAATTTTCGCCCTGACCGGGCCCGGCAACTCACCCAAGCTCTGGTTGACCCGAACTTCCAAGGCTTTGAGCGAGAACTCATTGCCCCGCCTAACTTCGTCACCATGACTCAGTACGATCCCGAGATGCCAGTCAAAGTGGCCTTTCAGCCCCAAAATTTGAGCAACATTTTGGGTGAGGTGATAGCCAATCACGGCCTGAAGCAGTTTCGCACCGCTGAAACCGAGAAGTATGCCCATGTCACCTATTTCTTTAATGGCGGTCTCGAAGAACCCCTCGAAGGCGAAGATCGAGAGCTAGTGTCTAGCCCCATGGTCGCTACCTACGACAAGGCCCCCGCCATGTCAGCGGCAGCCGTCACTAACACCGCTCTGGCTGCGATTGAGAAAGGCATATATTCCTTAGTGGTAATTAACTACGCCAACCCCGACATGGTCGGGCATACCGGCAAGATGGATGCCACTATCACCGCCTTGCAGGCTGTTGACCATCAGCTAGGCCTACTGATTGACGGCATTGGCAAGGCCGGGGGAACAGCGATTATCATTGCCGACCACGGCAACGCTGAGCTGATGTGGGACGAAAACCACAAGCCCTGGACGGCCCACACCACCAATCCGGTGCCCTTTATTTTGGTTGAAGGGGAGAAGCTCAAGGTACCTGCCTACGGTGGTGACGTCAACCTGAGAGAAGACGGGCGACTGTCTGATATTGCTCCCACGATTCTGCAAATTTTGGGTCTGCCTCAGCCCCCAGAAATGACCGGGCGATCGATGTTTCTCCCCGCCGATATGGAGATTCGCAACAACCGCACTCCGGTGAAGCTCTCAATCTAG
- the secG gene encoding preprotein translocase subunit SecG yields MIVTTILKVIWMVAAVGLTALVLLHSPKGDGLGGLGGQAQLFTSTKSAETTLNRVTWTLTVLFMGLTVVLSAGWLDAAATTPAL; encoded by the coding sequence ATGATAGTTACCACAATTTTGAAGGTCATCTGGATGGTGGCAGCCGTGGGTCTGACGGCTTTGGTGCTGCTGCACAGCCCCAAAGGCGATGGCTTGGGCGGTTTGGGCGGGCAGGCTCAGCTGTTTACCAGTACCAAGAGTGCTGAAACAACGCTTAATCGCGTCACCTGGACCCTCACGGTACTGTTTATGGGCCTCACGGTTGTGCTGAGTGCAGGGTGGCTAGATGCCGCAGCGACTACTCCGGCTCTTTAG
- a CDS encoding DEAD/DEAH box helicase family protein, which yields MGRTPTLTYDRGTLILHPPPRGKSWVDFAHWDDRIEKFRIPAQQYRALVEKLRAEQVPFSDQAQTFASLALDPQLSLTPYPHQQEALQAWIDQRWRGVVVLPTASGKTYLAQMAMQATPRPTLITVPTLDLMHQWYAHLKAAFPDIDVGLLGGGSKDRTPILVATYDSAAIHAENLGNQYALLICDECHHLPSDFNRVIAEYSIAPYRLGLTATPDRADGRHDDLNHLLGPVVYAKSAADLSGHALAPFQIVPIKVKLSSQERSRYNQLIAQRNHFLQEANIWLSSAQGWQRFVRASAQSAGGRRAMLAHREARAIALGTEGKLRVLADLLAQHYPDRTIVFTNDNSTVYQISETFLIPAITHQTPVKERHAVLQGFRSGDYPTLVVSHVLNEGVDVPEARVAILLSGSGSTREYVQRLGRILRKGSGHKQAVLYEVVAEETTEEAISNRRRQGVQSSPDRPRQLELVPVKPVYRADPLPSVPRAAEAPSPELDDLPY from the coding sequence ATGGGGCGCACCCCTACCCTCACCTACGATCGCGGCACCCTGATTCTCCACCCGCCCCCGCGCGGCAAAAGCTGGGTTGACTTCGCCCATTGGGACGATCGCATCGAAAAATTCCGGATCCCGGCCCAGCAGTATCGCGCCCTGGTAGAAAAGCTGCGGGCCGAGCAAGTGCCCTTTAGCGATCAGGCCCAGACCTTTGCCTCACTAGCGCTTGATCCCCAGCTGAGCCTAACCCCTTACCCGCACCAGCAAGAGGCCCTTCAGGCTTGGATCGATCAGCGCTGGCGCGGCGTGGTGGTGTTGCCCACCGCCAGCGGCAAGACCTATCTGGCCCAGATGGCCATGCAGGCTACGCCCCGGCCCACGCTGATCACGGTGCCTACTTTAGACCTCATGCACCAGTGGTATGCCCACCTCAAGGCCGCCTTTCCTGATATCGATGTGGGGCTCCTGGGCGGGGGATCAAAAGACCGCACACCAATTTTGGTCGCCACCTACGATAGCGCCGCCATCCATGCCGAGAACCTAGGCAACCAATATGCTCTGCTGATCTGCGACGAGTGTCACCACCTGCCCAGCGACTTTAACCGAGTCATTGCCGAATATTCGATCGCGCCCTATCGCCTAGGCCTCACCGCAACCCCAGACCGGGCCGACGGTCGCCACGACGATCTCAACCACCTGCTGGGGCCAGTGGTCTACGCCAAGTCAGCCGCCGATCTGTCAGGCCATGCCCTAGCGCCCTTCCAGATTGTGCCGATTAAGGTCAAGCTCTCTAGTCAGGAGCGATCGCGCTATAACCAGCTAATCGCCCAGCGCAACCACTTTTTGCAGGAAGCCAACATTTGGCTGAGTTCGGCCCAGGGCTGGCAGCGGTTTGTCCGCGCCAGCGCCCAGTCGGCGGGGGGGCGACGGGCCATGCTCGCCCATCGAGAAGCGCGGGCGATCGCCCTGGGCACCGAAGGCAAGCTACGGGTCTTGGCCGATCTATTGGCCCAGCACTATCCCGATCGCACTATTGTGTTTACCAACGACAACAGCACTGTCTACCAAATTTCCGAGACATTTTTGATCCCCGCTATCACCCACCAAACCCCAGTCAAAGAGCGCCATGCCGTTCTCCAAGGGTTTCGCAGCGGCGACTATCCCACCCTGGTGGTCAGCCACGTGCTCAATGAGGGGGTCGATGTGCCCGAGGCCCGGGTGGCCATCTTGCTGTCGGGCAGCGGTTCTACCCGCGAATATGTACAACGGCTGGGGCGCATTCTCCGCAAGGGCAGTGGCCACAAACAGGCTGTGCTCTACGAGGTAGTTGCAGAAGAAACCACCGAAGAGGCGATCTCCAACCGCCGCCGTCAGGGGGTGCAGTCCTCCCCTGATCGCCCGCGCCAGCTTGAGTTGGTTCCCGTCAAACCCGTTTATAGAGCTGATCCCCTGCCCTCGGTGCCCCGAGCGGCTGAGGCACCATCGCCCGAATTGGACGACCTGCCCTATTAG
- a CDS encoding NAD-binding protein, with product MVGISSQPRDLPQVLPHIIVCGLGRTGLRIFTLLRQQGARVVGISYHPMPEVEGDVVVGELRSASTLIQAGIYQAQTLVLAASDDALNLAILTQARLLNPNIRIINRLFNIRLGDRLDHTLPHHVSLSSAALAAPLFAFAAKGHRAMGQLRLFDLTWPMYEEVIDAAHPWHGKPLKAMWDNRSQLLIHYDSAHSSIDLVTAVVTGQVLQPGDRIVVATRPQQPMLQSRHVSQFWQRLLVTLDHGRRRARATLMVILALLLTIGLATFTYLWHNLNTSWVDALYFSVGMITGAGGQEQVAEKASAPIKVFTAIMMLIGAGVIGICYALLNDFILGSHFQSLWSVARMPRQHHFVVCGLGGVGYRIAIHLHETGHKVAVVEQDAHNRFLPAVQARKIPVIIADANLTSTLETLNLASAQALLVVTSDDTVNLEIALTARSIGPKVPAVVRIYDAEFAQQVQQVFEFDQVLSPMDLAAPTFAAAALGGHILGSGMAGNLLWVAIATLITPHHPFYNQPMQAVAQRVHLVPLYLERRETPRTASKAHRAIHGDDLLDITLTDGDVLYLTMPANRLKCLQYSATPVGQDTSS from the coding sequence ATGGTCGGGATCTCCTCTCAACCTCGGGATCTGCCCCAGGTACTGCCCCACATTATTGTCTGCGGGTTGGGACGCACGGGGCTGAGAATTTTTACGCTGCTACGTCAGCAGGGGGCTAGAGTAGTCGGCATCAGCTACCACCCGATGCCTGAGGTAGAGGGCGATGTAGTGGTCGGAGAACTGCGATCGGCCTCGACTCTGATTCAGGCAGGCATTTACCAGGCCCAAACGTTGGTGCTGGCCGCCTCAGACGATGCTCTCAACCTGGCAATTCTGACCCAGGCGCGCTTGCTCAATCCCAACATTCGGATTATTAACCGGCTGTTTAATATCAGATTGGGCGATCGCCTCGACCATACCCTGCCCCACCACGTCAGCCTCAGCAGCGCCGCCCTGGCGGCACCGCTGTTTGCCTTCGCCGCCAAGGGCCATCGCGCCATGGGGCAACTGCGCCTGTTTGATCTCACCTGGCCAATGTATGAAGAGGTGATTGATGCCGCCCATCCCTGGCATGGCAAACCGCTCAAAGCGATGTGGGACAACCGATCCCAGCTGTTGATTCACTACGACTCCGCCCATAGCTCCATTGATTTAGTCACCGCTGTGGTGACGGGGCAGGTGTTGCAGCCGGGCGATCGCATTGTCGTAGCCACCCGCCCCCAGCAGCCAATGCTACAATCGCGCCATGTCTCCCAGTTTTGGCAGCGGCTGCTGGTCACCCTCGACCACGGTCGCCGTCGCGCCCGCGCCACGTTAATGGTGATTCTGGCCCTGCTGCTCACCATTGGGTTAGCCACCTTTACCTACCTATGGCACAACCTCAACACCAGCTGGGTTGACGCACTGTATTTTTCCGTGGGTATGATTACGGGCGCTGGCGGCCAAGAGCAGGTAGCCGAAAAGGCATCGGCCCCGATCAAAGTCTTTACCGCCATCATGATGTTGATCGGAGCCGGGGTGATCGGCATCTGCTACGCCCTCCTCAACGACTTCATTTTAGGATCCCATTTCCAAAGCCTATGGAGTGTGGCCCGGATGCCCCGCCAGCACCATTTTGTGGTCTGTGGGCTGGGGGGTGTGGGCTACCGCATTGCCATTCACCTGCACGAAACCGGGCATAAGGTGGCCGTAGTCGAGCAAGATGCCCACAACCGCTTTTTACCCGCCGTCCAGGCGCGCAAAATTCCGGTGATCATTGCCGACGCCAATTTAACTTCTACCCTCGAAACCCTCAATCTGGCTTCGGCCCAAGCTTTACTGGTAGTGACCAGCGACGATACGGTCAACCTAGAAATTGCCCTTACGGCTCGCAGCATTGGCCCTAAGGTGCCCGCTGTAGTGCGCATCTACGATGCCGAATTTGCCCAGCAGGTGCAACAGGTGTTCGAGTTTGACCAAGTGCTCAGCCCGATGGACTTAGCCGCCCCCACCTTTGCCGCCGCCGCTTTAGGCGGTCACATTTTGGGCAGCGGCATGGCCGGGAATCTGCTGTGGGTGGCGATCGCCACGCTGATTACCCCCCACCATCCCTTCTACAACCAGCCCATGCAGGCCGTAGCCCAAAGGGTTCATCTGGTTCCCCTGTACCTTGAGCGTCGCGAGACTCCAAGGACAGCCTCTAAAGCACACCGCGCCATCCACGGCGATGATCTCTTAGACATCACCCTGACCGACGGCGATGTGCTCTATCTCACCATGCCCGCCAATCGGCTCAAATGCCTTCAGTACAGTGCTACCCCAGTCGGCCAAGACACCAGCAGCTAA
- a CDS encoding RuBisCO accumulation factor 1 produces the protein MVSPGSSSPPNTDAVKDILLRLRRKEGTWVDWAQGCQALQKAGFNPHQIFEETGFEPIQQNQIVVAEQVYQSLLKVGVAETTKAHFTQQGSDSLYELRILSQADRASTADFALQHGLDSDAIRDLVKPIKEYSYRKEKPPGFGDGPGDAIAYHFWKLARQKDDLQDRSRLIAQGLRFAESPTARQQIEKLLTDFTVDKSRPAPRLPLYRLESESDLPRVIPVVGQMPLTVEDFKAVPVVVPEAPFGMVAANGASAWIAVPGWQVIFRAEDPVGLLTPSRQLPNYPADAADEVVLAVIDRSDREWSDDGYFLTAEGDQLALAWSPQPLDTPILGKMILILRPKRILDEDYNRELWQLDE, from the coding sequence ATGGTTTCCCCTGGTTCTTCGTCTCCCCCCAATACCGATGCGGTAAAGGACATATTGCTCAGGCTGCGGCGCAAAGAAGGTACCTGGGTAGACTGGGCCCAGGGCTGCCAGGCTCTGCAAAAGGCCGGGTTTAACCCCCATCAAATTTTTGAAGAAACGGGGTTTGAACCGATTCAGCAAAACCAAATTGTGGTGGCAGAACAGGTCTATCAATCGCTGCTCAAGGTAGGGGTAGCCGAAACTACCAAGGCCCACTTTACTCAGCAAGGTAGCGACTCACTCTACGAATTGCGGATTCTTTCCCAGGCCGATCGCGCCAGCACTGCCGACTTTGCCCTCCAGCACGGGCTAGATTCTGACGCCATACGAGATCTGGTAAAACCGATTAAAGAATATTCTTATCGGAAGGAAAAGCCGCCAGGGTTTGGGGATGGGCCAGGTGATGCGATCGCCTACCACTTTTGGAAGCTGGCTCGCCAAAAAGACGACCTACAAGATCGCTCTCGTCTAATTGCCCAAGGACTGCGCTTTGCCGAAAGCCCGACAGCTCGCCAGCAGATCGAAAAGCTACTCACCGACTTTACAGTAGACAAAAGCCGACCAGCGCCTCGGCTCCCCCTATACCGCCTCGAAAGCGAAAGCGACTTACCCCGCGTGATCCCCGTGGTCGGCCAGATGCCTTTGACGGTAGAAGATTTCAAAGCCGTACCGGTGGTGGTACCCGAAGCCCCCTTTGGCATGGTGGCCGCGAATGGAGCCAGCGCGTGGATCGCCGTGCCCGGCTGGCAGGTGATTTTTCGAGCCGAAGACCCGGTGGGGCTGCTCACCCCATCCCGCCAATTGCCCAACTATCCTGCCGATGCCGCCGATGAGGTCGTGCTGGCGGTGATCGATCGCAGCGATCGCGAGTGGAGCGATGACGGTTACTTTCTCACCGCTGAGGGCGACCAGCTCGCCCTGGCCTGGTCTCCCCAGCCCTTAGATACGCCGATTTTGGGCAAGATGATTTTGATTCTGCGGCCCAAGCGCATTTTGGACGAAGACTACAACCGCGAACTCTGGCAACTAGACGAGTAG
- a CDS encoding DsbA family protein, whose protein sequence is MNNLWGRLQGSKLVLWGIIAALGVGMLVPLLLLVPRRNQTVAPASPEDRQTVVTEVIGSRNRASLVGTSATRGNPNAPIVLFKFSDFQCPYCVVAAGHMKEFVGNHEDDILYVYKHFPLTQIHPEAMPAAKAAWAAQQQGQFWLYHDGLFVNQNRLGEELYLELAEAMGLDLEQFNRDRTSTEAEAAIQQDLELAQQLRLQGTPSFIMNDLLIPGGAPPQLFEEIFNQINDLIQTRG, encoded by the coding sequence ATGAATAACCTTTGGGGACGGCTGCAAGGCTCGAAGCTAGTTCTGTGGGGGATCATTGCGGCTCTGGGAGTGGGGATGCTGGTGCCCTTGCTGCTGTTGGTGCCCCGACGCAATCAGACCGTCGCTCCGGCCAGCCCAGAAGATCGTCAGACCGTGGTGACCGAGGTGATCGGCTCGAGAAATCGGGCGAGCTTGGTGGGCACATCAGCGACCAGGGGCAACCCCAATGCGCCCATTGTGCTGTTTAAATTTTCTGATTTTCAGTGCCCCTACTGTGTGGTGGCAGCGGGGCACATGAAGGAGTTTGTGGGCAACCACGAAGACGATATTCTCTACGTCTACAAACATTTTCCGCTGACGCAGATTCATCCTGAGGCGATGCCTGCGGCCAAGGCGGCCTGGGCGGCACAGCAGCAGGGGCAGTTTTGGCTCTACCACGACGGCCTGTTTGTTAACCAAAACCGTCTGGGCGAAGAGCTGTATCTGGAGTTGGCCGAGGCCATGGGGCTCGATCTAGAGCAGTTTAACCGCGATCGCACCAGTACCGAGGCCGAGGCCGCCATTCAGCAAGACTTAGAGTTGGCCCAGCAGTTGCGGCTACAGGGCACTCCCTCCTTCATCATGAATGACCTGCTGATTCCAGGCGGCGCGCCGCCGCAGCTATTTGAAGAAATCTTTAACCAGATTAACGATCTGATTCAAACCAGGGGCTAA
- a CDS encoding sigma-70 family RNA polymerase sigma factor: MSQSDDTSGFNEFCPPADAPAQDVFDQALSEILGKDNPHATPILSAIQRTLKQYSLHDQYEAHEILHEAYLRGKKKLQTGELIHNPYAWLRATAFHVIYERKRKHRSGATDPQVIEAILPDHRLNIMQQQVLSEELDLLYEALALLHDEDPEGTCLLYLRNVRGWSWSQISQWLLSEGLPPANETTLRQRASRAKRRLRDIFWQRLAQGEPLSQTCRSCETQSRR; the protein is encoded by the coding sequence ATGAGCCAATCTGACGACACCAGTGGTTTTAATGAGTTCTGCCCCCCCGCCGATGCTCCTGCCCAAGATGTGTTCGATCAAGCGCTGAGTGAAATTCTTGGCAAAGATAACCCTCACGCTACCCCAATTCTGAGTGCGATTCAGCGAACCCTCAAGCAGTACAGCTTGCACGACCAATACGAAGCCCACGAAATTCTCCACGAAGCTTACCTGCGGGGCAAAAAGAAGCTGCAGACGGGAGAGCTGATCCACAACCCCTACGCCTGGCTACGGGCAACGGCCTTTCACGTCATTTACGAGCGCAAGCGCAAGCATCGCAGCGGTGCCACCGACCCTCAGGTGATCGAGGCCATACTGCCCGATCACCGCCTCAACATCATGCAGCAGCAGGTGCTGAGCGAAGAACTTGACCTGCTCTACGAGGCTTTGGCCCTACTGCACGACGAGGATCCGGAGGGCACTTGCCTACTCTACCTGCGCAACGTCCGGGGCTGGTCTTGGAGCCAGATTAGCCAGTGGCTGCTCAGCGAAGGGCTACCCCCAGCCAACGAAACGACCTTGCGCCAGCGGGCTTCACGGGCCAAGCGGCGGCTCAGAGATATTTTTTGGCAGCGCCTAGCCCAGGGTGAGCCGCTGTCTCAAACCTGCCGATCCTGCGAAACCCAAAGTCGCCGATAG
- a CDS encoding peptidoglycan-binding domain-containing protein — protein MADRLRAEGVSPTADLMQALQQHRSTLIDYCTLALQPTLSDADGDRLGEILAQAIDDPLLNFWIDEADCWVAEHLEVLSPEVLKQQQSKLKRLIGQTWVDTLWHDLQHRTKALQAYLKRAGVYSGAIDGIMGPTTQHAIESLKTAYPDDLPLGYL, from the coding sequence ATGGCTGATCGGCTGAGGGCTGAAGGGGTGTCTCCCACCGCCGACCTGATGCAAGCTTTGCAGCAGCACCGCTCTACGTTGATCGACTACTGTACGCTGGCTCTCCAACCGACGCTGTCAGACGCTGACGGCGATCGCCTAGGTGAGATTTTGGCCCAGGCGATCGATGACCCGCTGCTCAACTTTTGGATTGATGAAGCCGACTGCTGGGTGGCCGAACACCTAGAGGTCTTGTCTCCAGAGGTGCTCAAGCAGCAGCAGAGCAAGCTCAAACGCCTCATTGGCCAAACCTGGGTGGATACGCTTTGGCACGATTTACAACATCGAACCAAGGCCCTTCAGGCTTATCTCAAGCGGGCGGGAGTCTACAGCGGTGCTATCGACGGCATTATGGGGCCGACGACCCAGCACGCGATAGAATCCTTAAAGACCGCCTACCCTGACGATCTGCCGCTGGGGTATTTATAG
- a CDS encoding multicopper oxidase domain-containing protein — MIWYQRRDPGNWRGILAGLMFALVLTLMVGVRGAIAATATAETLTIHLGTATGALRFEPDQMQFVAGQRYRLVLDNPSPEKHYFTAKDFADGLWTQKVQAAGVEVKGAIHELELKPEAIAEWVFVPERPGIYELHCAIAGHAEAGMVGQLEILSATNP; from the coding sequence ATGATCTGGTATCAACGAAGAGATCCAGGGAATTGGCGAGGGATTTTGGCCGGGCTGATGTTTGCTCTAGTGCTGACCCTGATGGTCGGGGTTAGGGGCGCGATCGCCGCCACCGCCACCGCTGAAACCCTCACTATTCACCTAGGCACAGCTACCGGTGCCCTGCGCTTTGAACCCGACCAGATGCAGTTTGTGGCCGGTCAGCGCTACCGCTTGGTGCTCGACAACCCCAGCCCTGAGAAGCACTACTTTACCGCTAAAGACTTTGCCGATGGCCTTTGGACTCAGAAGGTACAGGCTGCTGGGGTCGAGGTCAAAGGGGCGATCCACGAGCTAGAGCTGAAGCCAGAGGCGATCGCTGAGTGGGTGTTTGTGCCCGAACGGCCCGGCATCTATGAACTACACTGTGCGATCGCGGGTCATGCCGAAGCCGGCATGGTAGGGCAGCTCGAGATCTTGTCCGCCACCAACCCCTAA
- a CDS encoding hybrid sensor histidine kinase/response regulator → MPPDLPNDSFAILAVDDSPDNLFLIESILDDPDYRMTCVESGQEALRVVQQAPPDLILLDVMMPGLDGYAVTQRIRSDSTLPYIPILLITAHDQSSLVQGLDAGADDFIRKPVDVNELRARVRSLLRLKRSIDAQSAMIRQRDDFVARLTHDLRTPLVAANRMLKLCQGDAFGTVADDAKQALGNIAESNRHLLSMVNTLLEVYRHEAGHKALTLSPVDLFQLAETVVMELAPIAAEKMLTCLLCRADRGDVLYSYSGNGVQHSSHGLEPVAAGPVALEASSPTSDDFTVPGDRLELRRVITNLVGNAIKFTDTGSVKVTVGTTEHLPAEVDPVSSGDRPHLWVWVSVADTGIGIPEAEQGDVFEWFRQGNQARAGHGLGLHLSQRIARLHGGTIALISEAGQGSCFTLYLPQSVNQ, encoded by the coding sequence ATGCCCCCGGATCTCCCCAATGATTCCTTTGCCATCTTGGCCGTAGACGACTCCCCCGACAACTTATTTTTGATCGAATCAATTTTAGATGACCCGGACTACCGCATGACCTGTGTGGAGAGCGGGCAAGAGGCTTTACGGGTAGTGCAGCAAGCACCGCCTGACCTAATTTTGCTGGATGTTATGATGCCGGGGCTGGATGGCTACGCTGTCACCCAAAGAATTCGCAGCGATTCTACCCTGCCCTACATTCCCATTCTGTTAATTACTGCCCACGACCAGTCGAGCCTAGTGCAGGGTCTAGATGCGGGGGCCGATGACTTCATTCGCAAACCAGTCGATGTCAACGAGTTGCGGGCCAGGGTGCGATCGCTGTTGCGCCTGAAACGCAGTATTGATGCCCAGTCGGCCATGATTCGTCAGCGGGATGACTTTGTGGCCCGCCTCACCCACGACCTCCGCACCCCTCTAGTAGCGGCTAACCGCATGCTTAAGCTGTGCCAAGGTGACGCTTTTGGCACGGTCGCTGACGACGCCAAACAGGCCCTTGGGAACATTGCCGAGAGCAATCGCCACTTGCTGAGCATGGTCAACACCCTGCTTGAGGTCTATCGTCATGAAGCTGGTCATAAGGCACTGACGCTATCGCCGGTCGATCTGTTTCAGCTAGCCGAAACTGTGGTCATGGAGCTAGCCCCCATTGCCGCTGAAAAAATGCTCACCTGTCTGCTCTGCCGAGCCGATCGGGGGGATGTTTTGTATAGCTACTCTGGTAACGGGGTTCAGCACTCTAGCCATGGTCTAGAGCCTGTGGCGGCAGGCCCTGTGGCTTTAGAAGCCAGCAGCCCCACCAGTGACGACTTTACTGTCCCAGGCGATCGCCTAGAACTGCGGCGGGTGATTACTAACCTAGTGGGCAATGCGATTAAATTTACCGATACCGGTAGCGTTAAGGTAACAGTTGGTACGACAGAGCATCTGCCTGCCGAGGTTGACCCCGTTAGCTCCGGCGATCGCCCTCACCTGTGGGTTTGGGTGTCGGTCGCCGACACTGGCATTGGCATCCCTGAAGCAGAGCAAGGGGATGTGTTTGAGTGGTTTCGGCAAGGCAACCAGGCGCGGGCGGGTCACGGACTGGGCTTGCACCTGTCGCAGCGCATTGCTCGCCTGCACGGCGGCACCATTGCGCTGATCTCAGAAGCCGGGCAGGGAAGCTGTTTTACGCTCTATTTGCCACAGTCGGTGAATCAATAA